Proteins encoded within one genomic window of Granulicella pectinivorans:
- the sdhA gene encoding succinate dehydrogenase flavoprotein subunit, with amino-acid sequence MAAAPRIIVVGGGLAGLSAVIKIAEAGGKVDLFSIVPVKRSHSVCAQGGINAAKDLKGEGDSVLKHFDDTVYGGDFLANQTPVKNMTAQGPAIIDLLDRMGVPFNRTPEGLLDFRRFGGTLYQRTAFAGATTGQQLLYALDEQVRRHESEGKVTKYEGWEFLSAVLDDNGVCRGISAMDLRTMEVKTFPADAIIICTGGNGAIFGKSTNSVVCTGSAQSALYQQGAFYANGEFIQVHPTAIPGEDKLRLMSESARGEGGRVWVPRDRNDKRVAKSIPEADRYYFLEERYPKYGNLVPRDIATREIFKIVYEDNMGIDGQPMVYLDLTHLPKERLHKLEGILEIYEKFVGDDPREVPMKIFPGVHYTMGGLWVDFEQQTNIPGVFAAGEADYSIHGANRLGANSLLSCIYAGLLSGPNAVAYAKSLKPQVGDGGHAAELKRQKEKNNVLLSSTGSENPFKLWRELGDTMTKHCTIVRYNAGLDEADAKLVELLARYRNINLSDKSQWANTSFAFTRNLGNMLELARVIVQGARLRDESRGAHYKPDFPNRDDEKFLKTTKASFVDGAPKITYEDVDTSWITPRPRVYSSS; translated from the coding sequence ATGGCAGCAGCACCCAGGATTATCGTAGTCGGCGGCGGCCTCGCAGGCCTCTCGGCCGTCATCAAGATCGCCGAAGCCGGAGGCAAGGTCGACCTTTTTTCGATCGTGCCGGTCAAGCGTTCGCACTCGGTCTGCGCGCAGGGAGGCATCAACGCGGCCAAGGACCTCAAGGGCGAGGGCGACTCGGTCCTCAAACATTTCGACGACACCGTCTACGGCGGCGACTTCCTCGCCAACCAGACCCCGGTCAAGAACATGACCGCGCAGGGACCGGCGATCATCGACCTCCTCGACCGCATGGGCGTGCCCTTCAACCGCACCCCCGAGGGCCTGCTCGACTTCCGCCGCTTCGGGGGCACGCTCTATCAGCGCACCGCCTTCGCCGGCGCAACCACCGGCCAGCAGCTCCTGTACGCACTCGATGAGCAGGTTCGCCGCCACGAGTCCGAGGGTAAGGTCACCAAGTACGAGGGCTGGGAGTTCCTCTCCGCCGTGCTCGACGACAACGGCGTCTGCCGCGGCATCTCCGCGATGGACCTCCGCACCATGGAAGTCAAAACGTTCCCCGCCGACGCCATCATCATCTGCACCGGCGGCAACGGAGCCATCTTCGGCAAGAGCACCAACTCCGTCGTCTGCACCGGCTCCGCGCAGTCCGCGCTCTATCAGCAGGGAGCCTTCTACGCCAACGGTGAGTTCATCCAGGTCCACCCGACCGCCATTCCCGGCGAAGACAAGCTGCGCCTCATGTCCGAATCCGCCCGTGGTGAAGGTGGCCGCGTCTGGGTGCCGCGTGACCGCAACGACAAGCGCGTCGCGAAGTCCATCCCCGAGGCCGACCGCTACTACTTCCTCGAGGAGCGCTACCCCAAGTACGGCAACCTCGTTCCCCGCGACATCGCCACGCGCGAGATCTTCAAGATCGTCTACGAAGACAACATGGGCATCGACGGCCAGCCCATGGTCTATCTCGACCTCACGCATCTGCCCAAGGAGCGCTTGCATAAGCTCGAAGGCATCCTCGAGATCTACGAGAAGTTCGTCGGCGACGATCCCCGCGAAGTGCCCATGAAAATCTTCCCCGGCGTCCACTACACCATGGGCGGTCTCTGGGTCGACTTCGAGCAGCAGACAAACATCCCCGGTGTCTTCGCCGCGGGTGAGGCCGATTACTCCATCCACGGAGCCAACCGCCTCGGTGCCAACTCGCTGCTCTCTTGCATCTACGCCGGTCTCCTCTCCGGCCCCAACGCGGTCGCGTACGCCAAATCGCTCAAGCCGCAGGTTGGCGATGGCGGCCACGCGGCCGAGTTGAAGCGTCAGAAAGAGAAGAACAACGTCCTTCTTTCGTCCACCGGCTCGGAGAACCCCTTCAAGCTCTGGCGCGAGCTTGGCGACACCATGACCAAGCACTGCACCATCGTGCGGTACAACGCCGGTCTCGACGAGGCCGACGCCAAGCTGGTCGAGTTGCTCGCTCGCTACAGGAACATCAATCTCTCCGACAAATCCCAGTGGGCCAACACCTCGTTCGCCTTCACCCGCAATCTCGGCAACATGCTGGAGCTCGCCCGCGTCATCGTGCAGGGCGCGCGTCTTCGCGATGAGAGCCGCGGTGCCCACTACAAGCCTGATTTCCCGAACCGCGACGACGAGAAATTCCTGAAGACCACCAAGGCTTCCTTTGTCGACGGAGCTCCGAAGATCACCTACGAGGATGTCGACACGTCGTGGATTACGCCTCGTCCGCGCGTCTACTCATCCAGCTAA
- the sdhB gene encoding succinate dehydrogenase iron-sulfur subunit — protein sequence MAATQTTIQVEIKRQSTPDGPAVTEKFEIPYRPNMNITSLLGEIALNPTTITGQATSPVTYDSNCLEEICGSCAMLINGKARMACSALVDKLEQPITLAPLSKFPVVRDLSVDRSVLFENLKTVKAWVPIDGTYDLGPAPRQFPQIQEERYPLSNCISCTICMEVCPQFNDATGFVGAATIAQVRLFNMDPAGSVLKEERLRALAGDGGIQECGYAMNCVAACPKQLPLTEAISDVGRDVMIQQVKDFFVS from the coding sequence ATGGCCGCAACCCAGACCACCATTCAAGTCGAGATCAAGCGCCAGTCGACCCCCGACGGCCCAGCGGTAACCGAGAAGTTCGAGATCCCCTACCGCCCGAACATGAACATCACCTCGCTGCTCGGCGAGATCGCGCTGAATCCGACCACCATCACCGGGCAGGCAACCTCACCCGTGACCTACGATTCGAACTGCCTCGAAGAGATCTGCGGCTCCTGCGCGATGCTGATCAACGGCAAGGCCCGCATGGCCTGCTCCGCGCTGGTCGACAAACTCGAGCAGCCCATCACCCTCGCACCGCTTTCGAAGTTCCCCGTGGTCCGCGATCTCTCCGTCGACCGCTCCGTGCTCTTCGAGAACCTGAAGACGGTGAAGGCTTGGGTTCCCATCGACGGAACCTACGACCTCGGCCCCGCACCGCGCCAGTTCCCGCAGATTCAGGAAGAGCGTTACCCTCTCTCGAACTGCATCTCCTGCACCATCTGCATGGAGGTCTGCCCGCAGTTCAACGACGCCACCGGCTTCGTCGGTGCAGCGACCATCGCGCAGGTCCGCCTCTTCAACATGGACCCCGCCGGCTCTGTGCTCAAGGAGGAGCGTCTCCGCGCCCTCGCCGGTGACGGCGGTATCCAGGAGTGCGGCTACGCCATGAACTGTGTCGCCGCCTGCCCCAAGCAGCTTCCGCTCACCGAGGCCATCTCCGATGTGGGCCGCGATGTGATGATCCAGCAGGTCAAAGACTTCTTCGTCAGCTAA
- a CDS encoding MHYT domain-containing protein, whose translation MNALPLSYSYRLVAISVVLSMTASYAAFGLADRMRVAKTRMHRFFWLSGGSMAMGIGIWSMHYLGMLAVKLPVQVDYYIPTVVLSLVLAIAASAVTLTVVSAEDVGWKQQGIGGLLMGAGIGGMHYIGMAAMRSSAMPMYSTPVVVLSIGVAVVFSALALHMATLVRGAGERVETVRVGAGALMGLAIASMHYIAMSAVHFMPGSLGYSPAHTVHIDELGQIGVSVTAALVLFVALFSANLDRRLYYRLRKAHAELAKSQSALVLSQRALKDANAMLRELSVRDGLTGLYNRRHFDERFQVEWSRAVRNHQPIALIMLDVDRFKLLNDRHGHQYGDECLREVARVLTEQSARGEDLVARFGGEEFVVLLPGCALPGAVAIAEGIRQGILNAKIVHDASPLGCATISAGVTSWIPEQDDLLDTMLRSTDEAMYAAKQAGRNQVRAATSTPPADRKRLPQRASQVPRKRPIA comes from the coding sequence GTGAACGCTTTACCCCTCTCCTATTCGTACCGCCTGGTGGCTATCTCCGTCGTCCTCTCGATGACGGCGTCTTATGCTGCGTTTGGCCTTGCCGACAGGATGCGCGTCGCGAAGACGCGGATGCACCGGTTTTTCTGGCTCTCCGGTGGGTCCATGGCGATGGGCATCGGCATCTGGTCCATGCACTACCTCGGCATGCTCGCCGTCAAACTTCCCGTCCAGGTCGATTACTACATCCCCACGGTGGTTCTGTCTCTTGTCCTTGCGATCGCCGCCTCGGCCGTAACGCTCACCGTGGTCAGCGCGGAAGACGTGGGCTGGAAGCAGCAGGGGATCGGTGGTCTCCTCATGGGCGCCGGCATCGGCGGCATGCACTACATCGGCATGGCCGCGATGCGCTCGAGCGCCATGCCGATGTATTCCACGCCCGTCGTCGTCCTCTCGATCGGAGTGGCCGTTGTGTTCTCCGCGCTTGCCCTCCACATGGCAACCCTCGTCCGTGGCGCGGGGGAGCGGGTGGAAACCGTACGTGTCGGTGCGGGTGCGCTCATGGGCCTCGCCATCGCGTCCATGCACTACATCGCGATGTCGGCGGTCCACTTCATGCCGGGCTCTCTGGGATATTCGCCGGCGCACACGGTTCATATCGACGAACTGGGACAGATCGGCGTCTCCGTCACGGCTGCGCTCGTGCTGTTTGTCGCTCTCTTCTCGGCGAACCTGGATAGGCGGCTGTACTATCGCCTGCGCAAGGCCCATGCCGAACTCGCCAAATCGCAAAGCGCCCTGGTGCTCAGCCAGCGTGCGCTCAAGGATGCGAATGCCATGCTGCGTGAACTCTCCGTCCGAGACGGGCTCACCGGCCTCTACAACCGACGTCACTTCGACGAGCGCTTCCAGGTCGAGTGGAGCCGCGCCGTCCGCAACCATCAGCCCATCGCGCTCATCATGCTCGACGTCGACCGCTTCAAACTCCTCAACGATCGCCACGGACACCAGTATGGCGATGAGTGTCTGCGCGAGGTCGCCCGTGTCCTCACCGAGCAGTCGGCCCGCGGGGAGGATCTCGTCGCGCGCTTCGGCGGTGAGGAGTTTGTCGTGCTTCTCCCTGGCTGTGCCTTGCCGGGGGCGGTGGCCATCGCGGAGGGAATTCGGCAGGGAATTCTCAACGCGAAGATCGTCCATGACGCCAGCCCGCTCGGTTGCGCCACCATCAGCGCTGGCGTCACAAGCTGGATTCCGGAGCAGGACGACCTGCTCGACACGATGCTCCGCAGCACTGACGAGGCCATGTATGCCGCCAAACAGGCCGGCCGTAACCAGGTCAGAGCGGCCACATCCACGCCGCCCGCAGATCGCAAGCGTCTTCCGCAGCGTGCCTCGCAGGTGCCCCGCAAACGCCCAATCGCATAG
- a CDS encoding LptF/LptG family permease, with translation MRIFTRYILREVVSHAMLGGALFTFVLFVGRLGKIVDLVVRDSASVREVVRIVAYLLPDAMTVAIPMAVLVGILLGLSRLASDSEITAMRACGMSAMDFVRIVSIVSVVALSIGLVNSMYLAPRAATALLALENELKTTQASFEVQPRVFYEDFKNIVLYVQDVKPAAGAALWKHVFVADLTQPANPNIVTADSAIVVSGAAAPGDTSSSVRMHLMNGGEHKLSPTNPDQYDISTFSDSDMPLQPGAQDDTHVSRMDAPLLALPFRELYRRAQDNVPGGVPARLYRIELNRRLSYPFACLVLMLVGVPLGLSSKRGGKSTGFVVAIIVVLIYYFLSSVGVALAKQQKISPFLGVWGANLLFSIVGLVLLQELTRGGAIIAALSSFGARIAGMLPSKLGGHPVREEQESDVPSLEKIIVTRARRLRSMLHIRFPLLLDEYVMREFGKNFIIGLFGFSAILVIFTFFDLVGDIIRNKTAVVTVGGYLLNLLPFIFNSVVPICSLVAALLTFGSLSRTSELTAMKATGISIYRIVAPVLVLTLVIAAGLFAFDENLLPAANRRQEALRSVIKGKPAQTFLRPERKWISGMTGQDLPITTSEVMQTLPQSAESSQTSPNALALPASVKLSPDPARIFYYQFFDPDKNVFANLTIFEFNPSTFNLQRRIFAASVRWDPQVGRWVFDNGWQRTFAGDTIGSYQPFTVATFPEIKEQPYYFKKEDLQSQEMSYGELEHYIGDLKLSGFDTMRLRVQLNRKLAYPLITFIMAVLAIPFALSMGKRGGLAGMGAAIGIAIGYWVISSTFEAMGNVNTLPPMLAAWTPDILFGFAGAYLLLRTPT, from the coding sequence ATGCGCATCTTTACCCGTTACATTCTTCGCGAAGTCGTCTCCCATGCCATGCTGGGCGGGGCACTGTTTACGTTTGTGCTCTTCGTGGGCAGGCTGGGGAAGATCGTGGATCTGGTCGTGCGTGACTCCGCCTCCGTGCGTGAGGTCGTCCGCATCGTGGCCTATCTCCTGCCGGATGCGATGACCGTGGCAATCCCCATGGCGGTCCTGGTCGGTATCCTCCTCGGCCTTTCGCGGCTTGCCTCCGACAGCGAGATCACGGCCATGCGCGCCTGCGGCATGTCGGCCATGGACTTCGTGCGCATCGTCTCCATCGTCTCGGTCGTGGCGCTCAGCATCGGCCTCGTGAACTCCATGTATCTCGCGCCCCGGGCCGCGACAGCCTTGCTCGCGCTCGAGAACGAGTTGAAGACGACACAGGCCTCCTTCGAGGTGCAGCCGCGCGTCTTCTACGAGGACTTCAAGAACATCGTCCTTTACGTGCAGGATGTGAAGCCTGCGGCCGGCGCGGCGTTGTGGAAGCATGTCTTCGTCGCCGACCTCACGCAGCCTGCCAATCCGAACATCGTGACGGCGGACTCTGCTATCGTCGTCAGCGGCGCCGCAGCACCCGGCGATACATCCTCCTCGGTGCGGATGCACTTGATGAACGGTGGCGAGCACAAGCTCTCCCCAACCAATCCTGACCAGTACGACATCTCGACCTTCTCCGACTCCGACATGCCCCTGCAGCCCGGCGCGCAGGACGACACGCACGTCTCGCGCATGGATGCTCCCTTGCTGGCCCTGCCATTTCGCGAGCTCTACCGGCGAGCGCAGGACAACGTCCCCGGTGGCGTTCCGGCCAGGCTCTATCGCATCGAACTGAATCGCCGGCTCTCCTACCCCTTCGCCTGCCTGGTCCTCATGCTGGTTGGCGTGCCTCTTGGCCTGTCGTCGAAGCGCGGTGGCAAATCGACGGGCTTCGTCGTCGCCATTATCGTGGTCCTGATCTACTACTTCCTGTCGTCGGTCGGCGTGGCGCTGGCCAAACAGCAGAAGATCTCCCCGTTCCTGGGCGTATGGGGCGCGAACCTCCTCTTCTCCATCGTTGGCCTCGTGCTCCTGCAGGAGCTCACCCGCGGCGGCGCCATCATCGCCGCTCTCTCGAGCTTTGGGGCGCGCATCGCCGGCATGCTGCCCAGCAAGCTCGGCGGCCATCCCGTCCGGGAGGAGCAGGAGAGCGACGTTCCCTCGCTCGAAAAGATCATCGTCACCCGCGCGCGCCGCCTGCGCAGCATGCTGCACATCCGCTTCCCGCTTCTGCTCGATGAGTACGTCATGCGGGAGTTCGGCAAGAACTTCATCATCGGCCTCTTCGGCTTCTCGGCCATCCTGGTCATCTTCACCTTCTTCGACCTCGTCGGCGATATCATCCGCAACAAGACCGCGGTGGTCACGGTCGGCGGCTATCTCCTGAACCTTCTCCCCTTCATCTTCAACAGCGTCGTGCCTATCTGCTCGCTGGTTGCCGCGCTGCTCACCTTCGGCTCCCTCAGCCGCACCTCCGAACTCACCGCCATGAAGGCGACCGGCATCAGCATCTATCGCATCGTCGCGCCTGTGCTTGTGCTCACCCTGGTCATCGCGGCTGGCCTCTTCGCCTTCGACGAGAACCTTCTGCCCGCCGCCAATCGCCGTCAGGAGGCTCTTCGCTCCGTCATCAAGGGAAAGCCGGCCCAGACCTTCCTGCGCCCGGAGCGCAAGTGGATCTCCGGGATGACCGGGCAGGACCTTCCCATTACCACCAGTGAGGTGATGCAGACTCTGCCCCAGTCGGCGGAAAGTTCGCAAACCTCGCCCAACGCCCTCGCGCTGCCCGCCTCCGTCAAGCTCAGCCCCGATCCCGCGCGTATCTTCTACTACCAGTTCTTCGATCCCGACAAGAACGTCTTCGCCAACCTAACCATCTTCGAGTTCAACCCGTCCACCTTCAACCTCCAGCGTCGCATCTTCGCGGCGTCGGTACGCTGGGATCCGCAGGTGGGCCGCTGGGTCTTCGATAACGGTTGGCAGCGCACCTTCGCCGGGGACACCATCGGAAGCTATCAGCCCTTCACCGTCGCCACCTTCCCCGAGATCAAGGAACAGCCCTACTACTTCAAAAAGGAAGACCTGCAATCGCAGGAGATGAGCTACGGTGAGCTGGAGCACTACATCGGAGACCTCAAGCTCTCCGGCTTCGACACCATGCGGCTTCGCGTGCAGCTCAACCGCAAGCTGGCCTACCCGCTCATCACCTTCATCATGGCGGTGCTGGCCATTCCGTTCGCGCTCTCCATGGGTAAACGCGGTGGCTTGGCCGGCATGGGTGCCGCCATCGGTATCGCTATCGGCTACTGGGTCATATCGAGCACCTTCGAAGCCATGGGCAACGTCAACACCCTGCCGCCGATGCTGGCCGCATGGACGCCGGACATCCTCTTCGGCTTCGCCGGCGCCTATCTGCTGCTGCGGACGCCCACTTAG
- a CDS encoding KpsF/GutQ family sugar-phosphate isomerase, whose amino-acid sequence MTTHIKPVNRTPAVRPYSHNPGGPVPYPVPLAPSFAPIGESGLVDPEMDERPLLSRSPLRTLDIEIAGLQSLRRALEGVLGERLAQAVEMTVLLSGRLHVTGIGKSGHIARKLAAMLTSTGTPAHFLHPTEASHGDLGALRTGDMLLALSWSGDTPELAALTEYARKRQIPIVAMTAFPRSPLALAANVILKLPLAIEACPDNLTPSTSTTMQLALSDAFALAVLEARGLEEGEYPASFRALHPGGNLGARLTPAHALMHTGERLPLVRPDTSLSAAIVEMTSKGFGVTGVLSRTGSLVGVVTDGDLRRAFAKTTLRSLDTMSQPVEQIMTPEPWTIDADALAPDILHAMNKRRVTSVFVLPMQERDTTPIGIVHIHDLLRIGL is encoded by the coding sequence ATGACGACCCACATCAAGCCCGTAAACCGCACTCCCGCAGTCAGGCCGTACAGTCATAACCCGGGAGGGCCGGTTCCCTATCCTGTTCCGCTCGCGCCGTCGTTTGCGCCAATCGGCGAATCGGGATTGGTCGATCCTGAGATGGACGAACGTCCCCTGCTCTCGCGCTCGCCGCTGCGCACCCTGGATATCGAGATTGCCGGGCTGCAGTCGCTGCGGCGTGCTCTGGAAGGAGTTCTGGGGGAGCGCCTGGCCCAGGCGGTTGAGATGACGGTGCTTCTGAGCGGACGCCTGCATGTGACGGGGATCGGCAAATCGGGCCATATCGCGCGCAAGCTGGCCGCGATGCTGACGAGCACAGGGACGCCGGCTCACTTTCTGCACCCGACGGAGGCCAGCCATGGCGATCTGGGTGCGTTGCGCACCGGCGACATGCTGCTCGCGCTCTCGTGGTCGGGGGACACACCTGAGCTTGCCGCGCTGACCGAGTATGCGCGCAAGCGGCAGATTCCGATTGTGGCGATGACGGCGTTTCCGCGGTCTCCGCTGGCGCTGGCTGCGAACGTGATTCTGAAGCTACCACTGGCGATTGAGGCATGTCCGGACAACCTGACTCCCAGCACCTCCACGACGATGCAGCTTGCGCTGAGCGACGCCTTTGCGCTGGCTGTGCTGGAGGCGCGAGGGTTGGAGGAGGGGGAATATCCGGCCAGCTTCCGTGCGCTGCATCCGGGGGGAAATCTCGGCGCCCGACTGACTCCGGCACATGCTCTGATGCATACGGGCGAGCGACTTCCTCTGGTGCGTCCGGATACGTCGCTCTCGGCAGCGATCGTCGAGATGACGAGCAAGGGTTTCGGGGTGACGGGTGTGCTTTCGCGGACAGGTTCGCTGGTGGGGGTGGTGACCGACGGCGATCTGCGACGGGCCTTTGCAAAGACGACGTTGCGGAGCCTGGATACGATGAGCCAGCCGGTGGAGCAGATCATGACGCCGGAGCCATGGACGATCGATGCGGATGCACTGGCGCCGGATATTCTGCATGCGATGAACAAGCGGCGCGTGACGAGCGTGTTTGTGCTGCCAATGCAGGAAAGGGACACGACCCCGATCGGGATCGTGCATATTCACGATCTACTGCGGATCGGGCTTTAG
- the kdsA gene encoding 3-deoxy-8-phosphooctulonate synthase, with protein MKANAIVATGDLRIANSLPLTIIAGPCVLESRAQALEVAGFLKEIATRLGFGLVYKSSFDKANRTSTQSERGLGLHEALPILAEVREVHGVPVTTDVHLPEQCALLAESVDILQIPAFLCRQTDLLVAAAETGRIVNVKKGQFLAPWDMRNVVAKITSVGNPNVMVTERGTSFGYNTLVSDLRGLPIMVRETGAPVVFDATHSVQQPGGQGTTSGGQREFVPTLARAAVTTGIAAVFIETHPDPDHAPSDGPNMVPLAEFEKLIKSLLALDRLVKSEGFGQ; from the coding sequence ATGAAAGCAAACGCTATCGTTGCAACCGGCGATCTTCGCATCGCCAACTCCCTTCCCCTCACTATCATTGCCGGACCCTGTGTGCTGGAGTCGCGTGCGCAGGCACTGGAAGTGGCTGGTTTTCTGAAGGAGATCGCTACCCGGCTGGGCTTCGGGCTGGTGTACAAGTCGTCGTTCGACAAGGCCAACCGCACCAGCACGCAGTCCGAGCGGGGCTTGGGGCTCCACGAAGCGCTGCCGATTCTGGCGGAGGTGCGCGAGGTGCATGGCGTGCCTGTGACCACAGACGTTCACCTCCCGGAGCAGTGCGCGTTGTTAGCGGAGTCGGTGGACATTTTGCAGATTCCCGCGTTTCTCTGCCGTCAGACTGACCTGCTGGTGGCAGCGGCGGAGACGGGGCGCATCGTCAATGTGAAGAAGGGTCAGTTTCTCGCGCCATGGGACATGCGGAATGTCGTGGCGAAGATTACGTCGGTGGGCAATCCGAACGTGATGGTGACGGAACGGGGCACGAGCTTCGGGTACAACACGCTGGTGTCGGACCTGCGGGGACTGCCGATCATGGTCCGCGAGACGGGCGCGCCCGTGGTGTTCGATGCCACGCACTCGGTGCAGCAGCCCGGCGGGCAGGGGACGACCTCCGGCGGGCAGCGGGAGTTCGTTCCGACGCTGGCGCGGGCCGCGGTGACTACGGGGATTGCGGCGGTTTTTATCGAGACGCATCCCGATCCCGATCATGCACCATCGGACGGTCCCAATATGGTCCCGCTCGCGGAGTTCGAAAAGCTGATCAAGTCGTTGCTTGCACTGGACCGGCTGGTAAAATCCGAAGGCTTCGGTCAATAA
- a CDS encoding response regulator transcription factor codes for MTQPNPLIVLVEDEEHLAHGLLFNLRAEGYRTHHEADGDAALTYLLGCPSNGPESPAAVVLDCMLPGADGFTIVRALREAGRYFPVLMLTARSRPEDVLEGLEAGADDYLPKPFDLNIMLVRVKSLLRRTAWQSNASRPSAQEAPDAYSFSDRTIRFDALEIVAPGKTTHLTVMEADLLRYLTDREGQVVPRKDILEQVWRVHEDTDTRAIDNFIVRLRRYLEDDPANPVHLLTVRGVGYRFLAKPA; via the coding sequence ATGACCCAGCCCAATCCCCTCATCGTTCTGGTGGAAGACGAAGAACACCTGGCACACGGCCTGCTGTTCAACCTGCGCGCGGAGGGATATCGCACGCATCATGAGGCGGACGGCGATGCTGCGCTGACGTATCTGCTTGGCTGTCCATCGAACGGTCCGGAGAGCCCGGCCGCAGTGGTGCTGGATTGCATGCTGCCCGGGGCCGATGGATTTACGATCGTACGTGCACTGCGGGAGGCGGGACGGTACTTCCCTGTCCTCATGCTGACGGCGCGATCGCGGCCGGAAGATGTGCTGGAGGGCCTGGAGGCGGGTGCGGACGACTATCTGCCGAAGCCGTTCGACCTGAACATCATGCTGGTGCGGGTAAAGAGCCTTTTGCGGCGTACGGCGTGGCAGTCCAATGCATCCCGACCGAGCGCGCAGGAGGCTCCGGATGCATACAGCTTCAGTGACCGGACGATTCGCTTCGATGCGCTTGAGATTGTGGCTCCCGGCAAGACGACGCATTTGACGGTGATGGAGGCGGATCTTCTGCGGTATCTGACCGACCGCGAAGGACAAGTCGTGCCGCGGAAGGACATTCTCGAGCAGGTTTGGCGGGTGCATGAGGACACGGATACGCGTGCCATCGACAACTTTATCGTTCGCCTGCGCCGTTATCTGGAGGACGACCCGGCCAACCCCGTTCATCTGTTGACGGTGCGTGGGGTTGGATATCGTTTTCTGGCCAAGCCGGCCTAG